TCGGCGTCGACAGACGATTCGCTCATACTTCGGGCGTGCCCCGGACCGGGAGTAAGGGTTTCGGTCGGTCTCCGAGGACGGCCACGCCGACTCACGAGGGACAGATTCATACGACCGTGCCGACTCGGTACTGGAAACCGTCCGTTACACCCATGACCGCAACCGTCACCAGCCAGTCCGGGTATCGCCGCCTGTACGTGCTCAGTTGGGTCCTCGGGACCGCCGGCTACGTCGGCCTGCTGTTGGCTGGGCAGGTCGTCGCCGGGGTCGTCGTCTTCCTCCTCGGTGGGGCGGCGGCGGTCGCGCTCTCCCGTCGGGCCGGCACGACGCTGTTGGACGAACGCGACGCCTCGGTGCTCGAGACCGCCAGCGCGAACACGCTACTGCTCGTCGGCGTGGCGTCGGCCGTCACCTTCCCGACCGTCGTGGTGTTGGACGCCCTCGGGAGACTCACGTTCCCGGCGTGGCTCGCTCCCGTCGGACTGTTCGTCGCCGGACTGTTCGGCCTGTGGGCCGTGATGCTGCTCCTCGCACGGGCGGAGTACCGATGAGAAACAGGGTTCGCGCCCGTCGGACCGAGGCGGGCCTGAGTCAGGCCGACCTCGCCGAGGCGGTCGGCGTGACCCGACAGACGATCAACGCCATCGAACGCGAGCGATACGATCCCTCGCTGGATCTCGCCTTCGCACTCGCGGCGTTCTTCGAGACGGAGGTGGAGTCGCTGTTCACACCCGAGAATCTGCCGGAGCGAACCGTCTCCGAACTCGAGTAGCGTTTCCCACGAAGGTCGCAAGTCACGCGCTCGTCAGGGCCAGTTGCCGCCCTGCGTGTACGCTCGGACGACACGCTCGATGGCGACGACGTA
This genomic window from Salinirubrum litoreum contains:
- a CDS encoding DUF2178 domain-containing protein, which produces MTATVTSQSGYRRLYVLSWVLGTAGYVGLLLAGQVVAGVVVFLLGGAAAVALSRRAGTTLLDERDASVLETASANTLLLVGVASAVTFPTVVVLDALGRLTFPAWLAPVGLFVAGLFGLWAVMLLLARAEYR
- a CDS encoding helix-turn-helix transcriptional regulator, whose product is MRNRVRARRTEAGLSQADLAEAVGVTRQTINAIERERYDPSLDLAFALAAFFETEVESLFTPENLPERTVSELE